A genome region from Mycobacteriales bacterium includes the following:
- a CDS encoding response regulator produces the protein MAGADTRTLLLVEDDQALLAMLERLLSDEGYAVTVASDGQRGLHLGLTRPFDVMVIDRGLPAIEGVDLLGRLRSRSVGSPA, from the coding sequence ATGGCCGGAGCCGACACCCGTACCCTGCTGCTGGTCGAGGACGACCAGGCGTTGCTGGCGATGCTCGAGCGACTGCTCTCCGACGAGGGCTACGCCGTCACGGTGGCATCCGACGGTCAGCGCGGCCTGCACCTCGGCCTGACCCGCCCGTTCGACGTGATGGTGATCGACCGGGGCCTGCCTGCGATCGAGGGGGTCGACCTGCTCGGCCGGCTCCGGTCGCGGTCGGTCGGCTCGCCGGC
- a CDS encoding ferric reductase-like transmembrane domain-containing protein translates to MTAYPGARRRAFARRPALPVATLVLSAIAVGAGLVVLLWLHDTPGTLHSFGDYLTNAGRITGLLAGYAVVVQVLLMARLPLLERGVGADRLARWHAFGGRYTVSLIVAHTVLIVWGYAVIAHASPIGESITLLRSYPDVLMATVGAGLFIGVGVVSARAVRTRMRYETWYYLHFYTYLAIALAFAHQFATGADFMTNAPARLLWILLYAGTAALLLWFRVAAPVRAAVRHRMRVHSVVPAGPGVVSVVVSGRHLDELRAESGQFFRWRFLTRDGWWQSHPYSLSAAPHARFLRITIKSLGDHTRGMALVVPGTRVVAEGPYGAFTAARRTRRQVLLLAGGIGITPLRALFETMPAEPGDLTLLYRANAAQDLVFRDELEAIARERGARLHYLLGPPGGPTDPLLPQRLISVVPDLARHDVYLCGPAPMVVAATSSLRRARVPRRHIHHESFDL, encoded by the coding sequence ATGACCGCCTACCCGGGGGCCCGGCGCCGGGCCTTCGCACGCCGTCCGGCGCTGCCCGTGGCGACCCTGGTGCTGTCGGCGATCGCCGTCGGCGCGGGGCTGGTGGTGCTGCTGTGGCTGCACGACACCCCGGGAACGCTGCACAGTTTCGGTGACTACCTCACCAACGCCGGCCGGATCACCGGCCTGCTGGCCGGCTACGCCGTGGTCGTCCAGGTGTTGCTGATGGCCCGGCTGCCGTTGCTCGAGCGCGGTGTCGGTGCCGACCGGTTGGCCCGCTGGCACGCGTTCGGCGGCCGCTACACGGTGTCGCTGATCGTGGCGCACACCGTGCTGATCGTCTGGGGCTACGCGGTCATCGCGCACGCCTCGCCGATCGGTGAGTCGATCACCTTGCTGCGCAGCTACCCGGACGTGCTGATGGCCACGGTCGGCGCCGGCCTCTTCATCGGCGTCGGCGTCGTCTCCGCACGGGCCGTCCGCACCCGGATGCGCTACGAAACCTGGTACTACCTGCACTTCTACACCTACCTGGCGATCGCGCTGGCCTTCGCGCATCAGTTCGCGACCGGCGCCGATTTCATGACCAACGCCCCGGCCCGCCTGCTCTGGATCCTGCTGTACGCCGGGACCGCTGCGCTGCTGCTCTGGTTCCGGGTCGCGGCGCCGGTGCGGGCCGCGGTGCGGCACCGGATGCGGGTGCACTCGGTGGTTCCGGCCGGCCCCGGCGTCGTTTCGGTGGTGGTGTCCGGCCGGCACCTCGATGAACTCCGCGCCGAGTCCGGGCAGTTCTTCCGGTGGCGGTTCCTCACGAGGGACGGCTGGTGGCAATCGCACCCCTACTCGCTCTCGGCGGCCCCGCACGCGCGGTTCCTGCGGATCACGATCAAGTCGCTCGGCGACCACACCCGCGGCATGGCGCTGGTGGTCCCCGGCACCCGGGTCGTCGCCGAGGGTCCGTACGGAGCGTTCACCGCCGCCCGCCGTACCCGCCGCCAGGTCCTCCTGCTGGCCGGCGGCATCGGGATCACGCCGTTGCGGGCGCTCTTCGAGACGATGCCGGCCGAGCCCGGCGACCTCACCCTGCTCTACCGCGCCAACGCCGCCCAGGACCTCGTCTTCCGCGACGAGCTCGAGGCGATCGCGCGGGAACGCGGCGCCCGGCTGCACTACCTCCTCGGACCGCCGGGCGGCCCGACCGATCCGCTGCTGCCGCAGCGGCTGATCAGCGTCGTCCCCGACCTCGCCCGGCACGACGTCTACCTGTGCGGGCCGGCACCGATGGTGGTCGCGGCGACGTCCTCGCTGCGGCGGGCCCGGGTGCCGCGCCGGCACATTCACCACGAGTCGTTCGACCTGTAG